One Siniperca chuatsi isolate FFG_IHB_CAS linkage group LG5, ASM2008510v1, whole genome shotgun sequence DNA window includes the following coding sequences:
- the rab35b gene encoding ras-related protein Rab-35b isoform X2: protein MARDYDYLFKLLIIGDSGVGKSSLLLRFADNTFSGSYITTIGVDFKIRTVEINGEKVKLQIWDTAGQERFRTITSTYYRGTHGVIVVYDVTSAESFVNVKRWLHEINQNCDDVCRILDVQLHHRASAKSQKGGASQAAAAATERRGQTHPEQ from the exons ATGGCCAGGGACTACGATTACCTCTTCAAGCTGCTCATCATCGGTGACAGCG GAGTGGGCAAGAGCAGTCTCCTCCTGCGATTTGCagacaacacattttcag gtAGCTATATCACCACGATCGGCGTGGACTTTAAGATCCGGACAGTGGAGATCAACGGGGAGAAGGTGAAGCTACAGATCTGGGATACAGCAGGGCAGGAGCGCTTCCGCACCATCACCTCCAC ATACTACAGGGGAACACATGGGGTCATAGTGGTATACGACGTCACAAGTGCAGAGTCCTTCGTCAACGTCAAACGATGGTTACATGAAATCAACCAGAACTGTGATGATGTGTGCCGGATATTAG ATGTTCAACTGCATCACAGAGCTAGTGCTAAGAGCCAAAAAGGAGGTGCTagccaagcagcagcagcagcaacagaacGACGTGGTCAAACTCACCCGGAACAGTAA
- the rab35b gene encoding ras-related protein Rab-35b isoform X1 yields MARDYDYLFKLLIIGDSGVGKSSLLLRFADNTFSGSYITTIGVDFKIRTVEINGEKVKLQIWDTAGQERFRTITSTYYRGTHGVIVVYDVTSAESFVNVKRWLHEINQNCDDVCRILVGNKNDDPNSKVVETTDAQKFAEQMGINLFETSAKENINVEEMFNCITELVLRAKKEVLAKQQQQQQNDVVKLTRNSKRKKKCC; encoded by the exons ATGGCCAGGGACTACGATTACCTCTTCAAGCTGCTCATCATCGGTGACAGCG GAGTGGGCAAGAGCAGTCTCCTCCTGCGATTTGCagacaacacattttcag gtAGCTATATCACCACGATCGGCGTGGACTTTAAGATCCGGACAGTGGAGATCAACGGGGAGAAGGTGAAGCTACAGATCTGGGATACAGCAGGGCAGGAGCGCTTCCGCACCATCACCTCCAC ATACTACAGGGGAACACATGGGGTCATAGTGGTATACGACGTCACAAGTGCAGAGTCCTTCGTCAACGTCAAACGATGGTTACATGAAATCAACCAGAACTGTGATGATGTGTGCCGGATATTAG tgGGAAACAAAAACGACGACCCCAACTCCAAGGTGGTCGAGACGACTGACGCACAGAAGTTTGCCGAGCAGATGGGGATCAACCTGTTTGAGACGAGTGCAAAAGAGAACATCAATGTTGAAGAG ATGTTCAACTGCATCACAGAGCTAGTGCTAAGAGCCAAAAAGGAGGTGCTagccaagcagcagcagcagcaacagaacGACGTGGTCAAACTCACCCGGAACAGTAAACGAAAGAAAAAATGCTGCTAG